One Kitasatospora sp. NBC_01266 genomic window carries:
- a CDS encoding N-acetylglutaminylglutamine amidotransferase, whose product MCGLSGEVRFDGGRPDRAAVERMTDRLAARGPDGRGLWSQGAVALGHRRLKIIELSERGAQPMTDPESRLTGVFNGCVYNYRELRSELQGLGHRFFSTSDTEVLLKAYRQWGTACVERLFGMFAFAVAELDTGRLVLGRDRLGIKPLYLAQRADRLRFASSLPALLAGGGVDTSVDPAALHQYLTLHGVVAAPRTVLAGVRKLPPATVRVVEPGGAQHDRCYWQPSYSRRPEHADMDAADWRDAVLDVLRTAVRRRTVADVPLGVLLSGGLDSSLIVALLAEAGQHDQTTFSVGFEAERGEQGDEFRYSDLVAREFATDHHQIMVPSDRLPIAVDRAVAAMSEPMVSHDVVAFNLLAEQVSKHVSVVQSGQGADEIFAGYRWHPALAAVPREREPETFAQVFFDRSHAELGRMLQPELLADRDVSGDLVRAHMAPAGAETALDAAVRLDTHVLMIDDPVKRVDNMTMDWGLEARVPFLDHELVELAAACPPELKLAHGGKGVLKDAARKLLPREVIDRPKGYFPVPAIRRMAPPVLDRIQQALSAPEARSRGIFRESYLTELLAAPDAHRTGRGANALWQVALLEMWLQSHGIS is encoded by the coding sequence ATGTGCGGGCTGAGCGGAGAGGTCCGCTTCGACGGCGGGCGGCCCGACCGGGCCGCCGTGGAGCGGATGACCGACCGGCTGGCGGCTCGCGGGCCCGACGGCCGGGGGCTGTGGTCGCAGGGTGCCGTGGCGCTGGGCCATCGGCGCCTGAAGATCATCGAGTTGTCGGAACGCGGCGCCCAGCCGATGACCGACCCCGAGAGCCGGCTCACCGGCGTCTTCAACGGCTGCGTCTACAACTACCGTGAGCTGCGGAGCGAACTGCAGGGGCTGGGGCACCGCTTCTTCTCCACCTCCGACACCGAGGTGCTGCTCAAGGCGTACCGGCAGTGGGGGACGGCGTGCGTCGAGCGCCTGTTCGGCATGTTCGCCTTCGCCGTGGCCGAGCTGGACACCGGCCGACTGGTGCTCGGCCGCGACCGGCTCGGGATCAAGCCCCTCTACCTGGCGCAGCGCGCGGACCGGCTGCGCTTCGCGTCCTCGCTGCCCGCACTGCTCGCGGGCGGCGGGGTGGACACCTCCGTCGACCCGGCCGCACTGCACCAGTACCTGACTCTGCACGGCGTGGTGGCGGCGCCGCGCACCGTGCTCGCCGGGGTGCGCAAGCTCCCGCCGGCCACCGTGCGGGTGGTGGAGCCGGGCGGCGCTCAGCACGACCGGTGCTACTGGCAGCCGTCCTACAGCCGTCGCCCCGAGCACGCCGACATGGACGCCGCCGACTGGCGGGACGCCGTGCTCGACGTGCTGCGTACCGCCGTGCGGCGCCGCACGGTGGCGGACGTGCCGCTGGGCGTGCTGCTCTCCGGTGGGCTGGACTCCAGCCTGATCGTGGCGCTGCTCGCCGAAGCGGGCCAGCACGACCAGACCACCTTCAGCGTGGGGTTCGAGGCGGAGCGTGGTGAGCAGGGCGACGAGTTCAGGTACTCGGACCTGGTGGCCAGGGAGTTCGCCACCGATCACCACCAGATCATGGTTCCCTCGGACCGGCTGCCGATCGCGGTGGACCGGGCGGTGGCGGCCATGAGCGAGCCGATGGTCAGCCACGACGTGGTCGCCTTCAACCTGCTGGCGGAGCAGGTCTCCAAACACGTCAGCGTCGTGCAGAGCGGGCAGGGAGCCGACGAGATCTTCGCCGGGTACCGCTGGCACCCCGCGCTGGCGGCCGTGCCGCGCGAGCGGGAGCCCGAGACCTTCGCCCAGGTGTTCTTCGACCGGTCGCACGCCGAACTGGGCCGGATGCTCCAGCCGGAGCTGCTGGCGGACCGCGACGTCTCCGGCGACCTGGTCCGCGCGCACATGGCGCCCGCGGGGGCCGAGACCGCCCTGGACGCGGCCGTGCGGCTGGACACCCACGTCCTGATGATCGACGACCCGGTCAAGCGGGTCGACAACATGACCATGGACTGGGGTCTGGAGGCGCGGGTGCCGTTCCTGGACCACGAGCTGGTCGAGCTGGCCGCCGCCTGCCCGCCGGAGCTCAAGCTCGCCCACGGGGGCAAGGGAGTCCTCAAGGACGCGGCCCGCAAGCTGCTGCCGCGCGAGGTGATCGACCGGCCCAAGGGCTACTTCCCGGTACCGGCGATCCGCCGGATGGCTCCGCCGGTGCTCGACCGGATCCAGCAGGCCCTGTCGGCTCCCGAGGCCCGGTCCCGGGGGATCTTCCGGGAGTCCTACCTGACCGAGCTGCTGGCCGCACCGGACGCCCACCGCACGGGGCGCGGGGCGAACGCGCTCTGGCAGGTGGCCCTGCTGGAGATGTGGTTGCAGTCCCACGGGATCAGCTGA
- a CDS encoding esterase/lipase family protein: MTPARPRPVVLVNGTVEDSDANRSRLAPRLAADGYCVYVFNYGGTPGSPIQQTGPMRTSARQLAGFVDTVLAATGARTADLVGHSQGGLLPLYYINRLGGDTKVHRMVGLEPASRGVHAYGLLPLISAVPAGSALLGATLPAAVDFTAGSDFMRETAQGGYTRADVQYTTVISRTDALITVAEAQLPPAPNTPSRRSATRCCPSCHRSRGRGHRLRP, encoded by the coding sequence TTGACGCCGGCCCGTCCGCGACCGGTGGTCCTGGTCAACGGCACCGTCGAGGACAGCGATGCGAACCGGTCCCGGCTCGCACCCCGGCTCGCCGCCGACGGGTACTGCGTCTACGTGTTCAACTACGGTGGCACGCCCGGTAGTCCGATCCAGCAGACCGGGCCGATGCGCACCTCGGCGAGGCAGCTGGCCGGCTTCGTCGACACCGTGCTGGCCGCCACCGGAGCCCGGACCGCGGACCTGGTCGGCCACTCCCAGGGCGGCCTACTTCCGCTTTACTACATCAACCGGCTGGGCGGCGATACCAAGGTCCACCGCATGGTCGGCCTCGAACCCGCCAGCCGGGGAGTCCACGCCTACGGTCTGCTCCCGCTGATCAGCGCGGTGCCCGCCGGTTCCGCGCTGCTCGGTGCCACGCTGCCCGCAGCGGTCGACTTCACCGCCGGATCCGACTTCATGCGAGAGACCGCCCAAGGCGGCTACACCCGTGCCGACGTGCAGTACACCACCGTCATCTCCCGCACCGACGCCCTCATCACCGTCGCCGAAGCCCAACTTCCCCCCGCCCCGAACACCCCGTCACGCCGCAGTGCCACCCGGTGCTGCCCCTCCTGCCACCGCAGCCGTGGGCGCGGGCACCGGCTCCGGCCGTGA
- a CDS encoding ArsR/SmtB family transcription factor, which produces MGHGVASAAESTVPRSPLDASNAAKVAATLQALAAPSRLLILARLREGALPATELADAVGMEQSACSHQLRLLRNLGLVVGERHGRSIVYALYDHHVAELLDQAVHHVEHLRLGLPDSSVAAATA; this is translated from the coding sequence ATGGGCCATGGAGTCGCCAGCGCAGCCGAGAGCACCGTCCCGCGCTCCCCGCTGGACGCGTCCAACGCGGCCAAGGTCGCCGCGACCCTGCAAGCCCTGGCCGCCCCCTCTCGGCTGCTGATCCTGGCCCGGCTGCGCGAGGGCGCGCTGCCGGCCACCGAGTTGGCCGACGCGGTCGGCATGGAGCAGTCCGCCTGCTCGCACCAGCTGCGGCTGCTGCGCAACCTCGGCCTGGTGGTCGGCGAACGGCACGGGCGCTCGATCGTCTACGCGCTCTACGACCACCACGTCGCCGAACTCCTCGACCAGGCCGTCCACCACGTCGAGCACCTGCGACTGGGACTGCCCGACAGTTCAGTAGCCGCCGCCACCGCCTGA
- a CDS encoding heavy metal translocating P-type ATPase, which produces MSTTLTERPAAAAAPRGAVAPTRRTRVFALAEARWAAAATVAFLIALPLQLTGAPAWAWVPMYAIAYVTGGWEPGWAGLQALREKTLDVDLLMIVAAIGAASIGQVMDGALLIVIFATSGALEALATARTQDSVRGLLDLAPTTATRLLDGGDEESVATESLVVGDTILVRPGERVGADGRVLDGAGDVDQATITGEPLPVAKQAGDEVFAGTLNGTGALRVRVERDACDSVIARIVAMVEEASETKAPTQLFIEKVEQRYSLGMVAATLAVFLIPLAFGAAVTGSLLRAMTFMIVASPCAVVLATMPPLLSAIANAGRHGVLVKSAVVMERLGQVDAVALDKTGTLTEGTPRVTDIRPLAGSGLSEAELLTLAAGAEHPSEHPLARAVVGAARERGLDIPTVLDFVSTPGIGVTATVAGDAIAVGAPARLLNGREGALSAKATAVAEELENGGRTAVLVERDGTPVGVLGIADRLRPDAAATVSALARLTGSTLMLVTGDNPRAAARLAGEVGITDVRAGLLPQDKVAAVQEQEKAGRKVLVIGDGVNDAPALAAAHTGIAMGRAGSDLALETADAVIVRDELATVPTVVALSRRARAFVVQNLVIAAVFISGLVIWDLAGHLPLPLGVLGHEGSTVIVGLNGLRLLRESAWQRAGAEGAK; this is translated from the coding sequence ATGTCCACGACCCTCACCGAGCGCCCGGCCGCCGCCGCGGCCCCGCGCGGCGCGGTTGCTCCCACGCGTCGGACGCGTGTCTTCGCGCTGGCCGAGGCCCGCTGGGCCGCCGCAGCCACCGTCGCGTTCCTGATCGCCCTGCCGCTGCAGCTGACCGGCGCGCCCGCCTGGGCCTGGGTGCCGATGTACGCGATCGCCTACGTCACCGGCGGCTGGGAGCCCGGCTGGGCCGGGTTGCAGGCGCTGCGCGAGAAGACCCTCGACGTCGACCTGCTGATGATCGTGGCCGCGATCGGCGCGGCCTCGATCGGGCAGGTGATGGACGGCGCGCTGCTGATCGTCATCTTCGCCACCTCCGGCGCGCTGGAGGCACTGGCCACCGCCCGCACCCAGGACTCGGTGCGCGGCCTGCTCGACCTCGCCCCCACCACCGCCACCCGCCTGCTGGACGGTGGCGACGAGGAGAGCGTCGCCACCGAGAGCCTGGTCGTGGGCGACACCATCCTGGTCCGCCCCGGCGAGCGCGTCGGCGCCGACGGCCGGGTGCTGGACGGCGCCGGCGACGTCGACCAGGCCACCATCACCGGCGAGCCGCTGCCCGTGGCCAAGCAGGCCGGCGACGAGGTCTTCGCCGGCACCCTCAACGGCACCGGCGCCCTGCGGGTCAGGGTCGAGCGCGACGCCTGCGACTCGGTCATCGCCCGGATCGTCGCCATGGTCGAGGAAGCCTCCGAGACCAAGGCCCCCACGCAGCTCTTCATCGAGAAGGTCGAGCAGCGCTACTCGCTGGGCATGGTCGCCGCCACCCTCGCCGTCTTCCTGATCCCGCTGGCGTTCGGCGCCGCCGTGACCGGCTCGCTGCTGCGGGCGATGACCTTCATGATCGTCGCCTCCCCGTGCGCCGTCGTGCTGGCCACCATGCCCCCGCTGCTCTCCGCGATCGCCAACGCCGGACGGCACGGCGTGCTGGTGAAGTCCGCGGTGGTGATGGAGCGCCTCGGGCAGGTCGACGCCGTCGCGCTGGACAAGACCGGCACGCTGACCGAGGGCACCCCCCGGGTCACCGACATCCGCCCCCTGGCGGGCTCCGGCCTGTCCGAGGCGGAGCTGCTGACGCTGGCCGCCGGCGCCGAGCACCCCAGCGAGCACCCGCTGGCCCGCGCCGTCGTCGGCGCCGCCCGCGAACGGGGCCTCGACATCCCGACGGTCCTGGACTTCGTCTCCACCCCCGGCATCGGCGTGACCGCCACCGTCGCGGGTGACGCCATCGCCGTCGGCGCCCCGGCCCGACTGCTCAACGGCCGCGAGGGCGCGCTGTCCGCCAAGGCCACGGCCGTCGCCGAGGAACTGGAGAACGGCGGGCGCACCGCCGTCCTGGTCGAACGCGACGGCACCCCCGTCGGCGTGCTGGGCATCGCCGACCGGCTGCGCCCGGACGCCGCCGCCACCGTCAGCGCCCTGGCGAGGCTGACCGGCTCCACGCTGATGCTGGTCACCGGCGACAACCCGCGCGCCGCGGCCCGCCTCGCGGGCGAGGTCGGCATCACCGATGTCCGCGCCGGCCTGCTGCCGCAGGACAAGGTCGCCGCCGTCCAGGAGCAGGAGAAGGCCGGGCGCAAGGTGCTGGTGATCGGCGACGGCGTGAACGACGCCCCGGCGCTGGCCGCCGCCCACACCGGCATCGCGATGGGCCGGGCCGGCTCCGACCTCGCGCTGGAGACGGCGGACGCGGTCATCGTTCGCGACGAACTCGCCACTGTCCCCACGGTGGTGGCCCTGTCCCGGCGGGCCCGCGCGTTCGTGGTGCAGAACCTGGTGATCGCCGCGGTGTTCATCTCCGGCCTGGTCATCTGGGACCTGGCCGGCCATCTCCCGCTGCCCCTCGGTGTCCTCGGGCACGAGGGCTCGACCGTCATCGTCGGCCTCAACGGCCTGCGGCTGCTGCGCGAGAGCGCGTGGCAGCGAGCCGGCGCGGAAGGCGCGAAGTGA
- a CDS encoding GNAT family N-acetyltransferase, producing the protein MSDEITLRPVTADDLDLFEREFGGPQGVGPYQWFGFGSPAGLRRRFAETGLLGSDGGVLSVAEAGVTVGRVEWFPGSWGRPDTSACWSLAIGLVPAAHGRGIGTRAQRLLAEYLFDHSRAERLQAWTDCANLAEQRALEKAGFVREGVLRSAQWRAGRWHDQVVFSLLRSERSGGEPQ; encoded by the coding sequence ATGTCCGATGAGATCACGCTGCGCCCCGTGACCGCCGACGATCTCGACCTGTTCGAGCGCGAGTTCGGCGGACCGCAGGGGGTCGGCCCGTACCAGTGGTTCGGCTTCGGCTCACCGGCCGGCCTGCGCCGCCGCTTCGCGGAGACCGGCCTGCTCGGTTCGGACGGCGGGGTGCTCTCGGTCGCCGAGGCGGGCGTGACGGTGGGCCGGGTCGAGTGGTTCCCCGGCAGTTGGGGGCGGCCCGACACGTCCGCCTGCTGGTCCCTGGCGATCGGCCTGGTGCCCGCCGCGCACGGCCGGGGCATCGGCACCCGGGCCCAGCGGCTGCTGGCCGAGTACCTCTTCGACCACTCCAGGGCCGAACGGCTCCAGGCCTGGACGGACTGCGCCAACCTGGCCGAGCAGCGCGCGCTGGAGAAGGCGGGCTTCGTCCGGGAGGGCGTGCTGCGCTCCGCCCAGTGGCGCGCCGGACGTTGGCACGACCAGGTTGTTTTCTCGCTGCTGCGCAGTGAGCGATCGGGGGGTGAACCACAGTGA
- a CDS encoding DEAD/DEAH box helicase, with product MTRSSRSSYQNANSRATAGSRSGGSAFHRAPSGGAGRSSGQGGRQRSFPQGEFAMPVSTTPALPAVESFDELDMPKALLSVLARQGVTAPFPIQAATLPNSLAGRDVLGRGRTGSGKTIAFGLAVLARTAGQRAEPRRPLALVLVPTRELAQQVTEALTPYAHAVRLRMATVVGGMSIGRQAQALNRGAEVVVATPGRLKDLIQRGDCQLDGVGITVLDEADQMADMGFLPQVTELLDQVAEGGQTMLFSATLDRNVDRLVRRFLKDPVTHSVDPSAATVSTMAHHVLHVQSRDKDAAIAHIASREGGVIMFIDTKHGADRLVEYLLANGVKAAALHGGKSQPQRTRTLEQFRTGQVTALIATNVAARGIHVDGLDLVVNLDPPADHKDYLHRGGRTARAGESGTVVTLVLPNQRREMTRLTAAAGITPASARVHSTDEELARITGARVPTGIPVVIADPVVERPRRSASASRKRRGRPAHAGRNPQTANGSRRAAPRRVALAA from the coding sequence ATGACTCGCTCCAGTCGCTCCTCGTACCAGAACGCCAACTCCCGCGCCACCGCGGGCTCTCGCTCCGGCGGCAGCGCCTTCCACCGTGCCCCGTCAGGGGGCGCCGGGCGGTCCTCGGGCCAGGGGGGACGTCAGCGCTCCTTCCCGCAGGGCGAGTTCGCGATGCCGGTGAGCACCACTCCGGCGCTGCCGGCCGTCGAGTCGTTCGACGAGCTGGACATGCCGAAGGCACTGCTGTCGGTGCTGGCCCGCCAGGGCGTCACCGCACCCTTCCCGATCCAGGCCGCGACGCTGCCGAACTCGCTGGCCGGCCGTGACGTACTGGGCCGTGGGCGTACGGGTTCGGGCAAGACCATCGCGTTCGGTCTCGCCGTGCTGGCCCGCACCGCCGGGCAGCGTGCCGAGCCGCGCCGGCCGCTGGCCCTGGTGCTGGTGCCCACCCGCGAGCTGGCGCAGCAGGTCACCGAGGCGCTCACGCCCTACGCGCACGCGGTGCGGCTGCGGATGGCGACCGTGGTGGGCGGGATGTCGATCGGCCGCCAGGCGCAGGCGCTGAACCGCGGAGCCGAGGTCGTGGTGGCCACGCCCGGGCGGCTCAAGGACCTGATCCAGCGCGGTGACTGCCAGCTCGACGGGGTCGGCATCACGGTGCTGGACGAGGCCGACCAGATGGCGGACATGGGCTTCCTGCCGCAGGTGACCGAGCTGCTCGACCAGGTCGCCGAGGGCGGCCAGACGATGCTGTTCTCCGCCACCCTGGACCGCAACGTCGACCGGCTGGTGCGCCGTTTCCTCAAGGACCCGGTCACCCACTCGGTGGACCCCTCGGCCGCGACGGTGAGCACCATGGCGCACCACGTCCTGCATGTCCAGAGCCGGGACAAGGACGCGGCGATCGCGCACATCGCCTCCCGCGAGGGCGGGGTGATCATGTTCATCGACACCAAGCACGGCGCGGACCGCCTGGTGGAGTACCTGCTCGCGAACGGGGTGAAGGCGGCGGCGCTGCACGGCGGCAAGTCCCAGCCGCAGCGCACCCGCACGCTGGAGCAGTTCCGTACCGGCCAGGTGACCGCGCTGATCGCCACCAACGTCGCCGCCCGGGGCATCCACGTCGACGGTCTCGACCTGGTCGTCAACCTGGACCCGCCGGCCGACCACAAGGACTACCTGCACCGGGGCGGGCGCACCGCCCGAGCCGGCGAGTCCGGCACCGTCGTCACCCTGGTGCTGCCCAATCAGCGCCGCGAGATGACCCGCCTGACGGCCGCCGCCGGCATCACCCCCGCCTCCGCCCGGGTCCACTCCACCGACGAGGAACTCGCGCGGATCACCGGCGCCCGCGTCCCCACCGGTATCCCCGTCGTGATCGCCGACCCCGTCGTCGAACGGCCCCGCCGCAGCGCGTCCGCGAGCCGTAAGCGCCGCGGCCGTCCCGCCCACGCCGGCCGCAACCCGCAGACCGCCAACGGCTCCCGCCGCGCGGCGCCCAGGCGCGTCGCACTCGCCGCCTAG
- a CDS encoding cold-shock protein — protein sequence MANGTVKWFNSEKGFGFIEQEGGGPDVFAHYSNINANGFRELLEGQKVEFDVTQGQKGPQAENIRPL from the coding sequence ATGGCTAATGGCACTGTGAAGTGGTTCAACTCGGAAAAGGGCTTCGGCTTCATCGAGCAGGAGGGTGGCGGCCCCGACGTCTTCGCCCACTACTCGAACATCAACGCCAACGGCTTCCGTGAGCTGCTCGAGGGCCAGAAGGTCGAGTTCGACGTCACGCAGGGCCAGAAGGGCCCGCAGGCCGAGAACATTCGTCCGCTGTAG
- a CDS encoding COG4315 family predicted lipoprotein has product MKPVLSAVAGAAALAALVAGCSSSSSSSSKSTSSSASAPSVSATAAPASGVATLKTANSPDGQILVDGSGRTLYLFESDTGSTSTCNGSCAAAWPPLLTTGAPNSSGVTASLVGTSTRADHTTQVTYKGHPLYLFADDAKAGDVNGQGATAFGGKWYVVSPSGAAITSTGTPTATSTATTPAATPSSTSGGGGGY; this is encoded by the coding sequence ATGAAGCCTGTTCTCTCAGCAGTTGCGGGTGCTGCCGCCCTGGCGGCCCTGGTGGCCGGCTGTTCCAGCAGCTCCAGTTCCAGCTCCAAGTCCACGTCGAGTTCCGCGTCCGCGCCTTCGGTAAGCGCAACGGCCGCACCGGCCAGTGGGGTTGCCACCCTGAAGACCGCCAACTCGCCCGACGGGCAGATCCTGGTCGACGGATCCGGCCGGACGCTCTACCTCTTCGAGTCGGACACCGGCTCGACCTCGACCTGCAACGGTTCGTGCGCGGCCGCGTGGCCGCCGCTCCTCACGACCGGAGCGCCGAACTCCAGCGGGGTCACCGCGTCCCTGGTCGGCACGAGCACGAGGGCGGACCACACGACCCAGGTCACCTACAAGGGCCACCCGCTGTACCTCTTCGCCGACGACGCCAAGGCCGGGGACGTCAACGGTCAGGGCGCCACGGCGTTCGGCGGGAAGTGGTACGTGGTCAGCCCCAGCGGTGCGGCGATCACCAGCACGGGCACCCCCACGGCCACCAGCACGGCCACCACTCCTGCGGCCACGCCGAGCAGCACGTCAGGCGGTGGCGGCGGCTACTGA
- a CDS encoding DUF1269 domain-containing protein has protein sequence MSTTAWRFSGTEGADDAVLRVKQLDGQDLIDVRDVAVIRWPQYAAGPQVQEHVTDEGSRASSFAKKLSKAGIDSSMIESVKGDMTLGTSALVLLSTDAEIDTVAKAFEGHAMELMRSDLSVQQEDRLRAAFSDPSDADRGPAAGQ, from the coding sequence ATGTCAACGACGGCATGGCGGTTCAGTGGTACCGAAGGAGCCGATGACGCAGTCCTCAGGGTCAAGCAGCTGGATGGTCAGGATCTCATCGATGTGCGTGATGTCGCCGTGATCCGCTGGCCGCAGTACGCGGCGGGGCCCCAGGTGCAGGAACACGTGACCGACGAGGGCAGCAGGGCCTCCTCGTTCGCCAAGAAGCTGAGCAAGGCCGGCATCGACAGCTCGATGATCGAGTCGGTGAAAGGTGACATGACGCTGGGGACCTCGGCACTTGTGCTGCTGAGCACCGACGCCGAAATCGACACCGTGGCGAAGGCGTTCGAGGGACACGCCATGGAGTTGATGCGCTCGGACCTTTCGGTGCAGCAGGAGGATCGCCTGAGGGCTGCCTTCAGTGACCCGTCCGACGCGGACCGGGGGCCGGCCGCCGGGCAATGA
- a CDS encoding CBS domain-containing protein: MTITLERPVPTATVGDLMKRPELQISDDVMVDTAMDILQSSGADHVLVRDDDGRCAGLLTRLHLAPFQARSWYTERTAVRDIVLDRAPFATADLPASTAAAAMRSRGLDAWPVVDHDGHAIGLLSF, translated from the coding sequence ATGACCATCACCCTCGAACGCCCCGTGCCCACCGCCACGGTCGGCGACCTCATGAAACGCCCAGAGCTGCAGATCAGCGACGATGTCATGGTCGACACGGCGATGGACATCCTGCAGAGCTCCGGCGCGGACCACGTCCTGGTCCGTGACGACGACGGCCGCTGCGCCGGGTTGCTGACCCGCCTGCACCTCGCGCCGTTCCAGGCCCGGTCCTGGTACACCGAGCGCACCGCGGTGCGCGACATCGTCCTCGACCGCGCCCCGTTCGCCACCGCCGACCTGCCCGCCAGCACAGCGGCCGCCGCCATGCGCTCCCGCGGTCTGGACGCGTGGCCGGTGGTGGACCACGACGGCCACGCCATCGGCCTGCTCAGCTTCTGA
- a CDS encoding carboxylate-amine ligase produces the protein MAVSMGVEEEFHLVDVQSRMLVAQAHEVLDRLPDRGFAAEFQQSVVESNSGVHVSLEALHADLIRSRRILVEAASALGLAVVAAGTAPLARMGSVDATPDPRYLHMADEYRVLADEQLICGAQFHVDVPDRDTAVRAMCVVSPWLPTLLALSASSPFWLGADTGYASWRTLLWQRWPTTGPVGCFDSAADYDAAVTGLVRSGVISDAGMVYYDIRPSAHQQTLELRVCDACPRVETVVMIAGLFRALVVDACAAVRGTGCCQHARQQWLRAMTWRAARSGLHGDLVDPATGLARPAQAVVRSLLARLRPVLEEFGDWEVVSGLAAETLGRGDAAHQLRRVAVDGGLTAAVDFLAARTRARTSRRALPARHRQHQAARLATRRPGVPPHRTGRTAAAAGPPFEGGCDPVAAALCPLPYHRPNGGEAACAG, from the coding sequence ATGGCCGTGTCGATGGGAGTCGAGGAGGAGTTCCACCTCGTCGATGTGCAGAGCCGGATGCTGGTGGCACAGGCCCACGAAGTGCTGGACCGCCTGCCGGACCGCGGCTTCGCCGCCGAGTTCCAGCAGTCGGTGGTCGAGTCCAACAGCGGCGTGCACGTCTCGCTGGAGGCGCTGCACGCCGACCTGATCCGGTCCCGGCGGATCCTGGTCGAGGCGGCCTCCGCGCTTGGTCTGGCGGTCGTCGCGGCCGGCACCGCGCCACTGGCCCGGATGGGGTCGGTGGACGCCACGCCGGACCCCCGGTACCTGCACATGGCCGACGAGTACCGCGTGTTGGCCGACGAGCAGCTGATCTGCGGCGCGCAGTTCCATGTGGACGTGCCCGACCGCGACACGGCGGTCCGCGCGATGTGCGTGGTCTCGCCCTGGCTGCCCACCCTGCTGGCGCTGTCCGCCAGTTCGCCCTTCTGGCTCGGCGCGGACACGGGCTACGCCAGTTGGCGGACCTTACTGTGGCAGCGCTGGCCGACCACCGGCCCGGTCGGCTGCTTCGACTCGGCGGCCGACTACGACGCGGCCGTGACGGGGCTGGTGCGCTCCGGGGTGATCAGTGACGCGGGGATGGTCTACTACGACATCCGGCCCTCCGCCCACCAGCAGACCCTGGAGCTGCGGGTCTGTGACGCCTGCCCCCGGGTGGAGACGGTGGTGATGATCGCCGGGCTGTTCCGCGCGCTGGTGGTCGATGCCTGCGCGGCCGTCCGGGGAACCGGCTGCTGTCAGCACGCCCGGCAGCAGTGGCTGCGTGCGATGACCTGGCGGGCCGCCCGCTCGGGGCTGCACGGCGACCTGGTCGACCCGGCCACCGGGTTGGCGAGGCCGGCCCAAGCCGTGGTCCGGTCGCTGCTGGCGCGGCTGCGGCCGGTGCTGGAGGAGTTCGGCGACTGGGAGGTCGTCTCGGGGCTGGCGGCGGAGACGCTGGGCAGGGGCGACGCCGCCCACCAGCTGCGGCGGGTCGCCGTCGACGGCGGCCTGACGGCGGCTGTCGACTTCCTCGCCGCCCGCACCCGCGCGCGGACCAGCCGCAGGGCTCTGCCGGCCCGCCACCGGCAGCACCAGGCCGCCCGGCTCGCGACCCGCCGACCGGGCGTTCCGCCGCACCGTACGGGCCGGACGGCGGCCGCCGCCGGACCGCCGTTCGAGGGCGGCTGCGACCCGGTGGCGGCCGCCCTCTGCCCGCTCCCGTACCACCGCCCGAACGGGGGTGAGGCGGCATGTGCGGGCTGA